One window of Microcoleus vaginatus PCC 9802 genomic DNA carries:
- a CDS encoding DUF4968 domain-containing protein, protein MPQYFGKLQKTEQPWSTIGSVESINKTDRAFHFNCGETSLNLSILAPNLIRVRMSPTGEFKSRSQSITVPDEEWEITPFEVRETDEKIEIETAQITISVNRDRASIECFDKSGKPFASDCDPSMGWRTGATAGWKRIEADEHFYGFGERTGFLDKLSQVKTHWTIDALDYNSLSDEMYQAIPFYIALNPDRAYGLFFNTTFWSRFDIGAEQPGVLRMETRGPELDYYIIYGPEPAQILATYTQLTGRMPLPPKWALGYHQCRWSYDSEDVVRELAKEFRDRAIPCDVIHLDIDYMHGYRIFTWSPKRFPDPAKLLADLKAAGFKVVTIVDPGVKYEPEGDYEVFDQGVENDYFVRTAEGRLFHGYVWPEKAVFPDFLRPEVRQWWGELHKNLTDMGVAGIWNDMNEPSIAERPFGDGHQHVWFPLDAPQGPESEGATHAETHNLYGLMMAKACSEGLQKVRSGERSFVLTRSGFAGVQRYSSVWMGDNLSQWEYLEMSLPMLCNMGLSGVAFVGCDIGGFAENATAELFARWMQVGMLYPLMRGHSAINTAQHEPWVFGDRTEKICREYMNLRYQLLPYIYTLFWEAATTGTPILRPLLYQFPRDRATYHLYDQVLLGPSLMAAPVYRPGVEHRAVYLPEGTWYDWWTGECYHGPTHILAYAPLERMPLYVRGGGIIAMEPVRQFVSEEPLESLKMRIWPGSGEWTLYEDDGHSFEHEQGVWATTNYKVYLEEEKIIVEIAAREGQFSISEREVIVEVVGVGEQRFTDDGTARRLTFG, encoded by the coding sequence ATGCCGCAATACTTCGGAAAACTTCAAAAAACCGAACAGCCTTGGTCAACAATCGGTTCGGTAGAATCCATAAATAAAACCGATCGCGCCTTTCACTTTAATTGCGGTGAAACTTCCCTAAACCTCAGCATCCTCGCGCCGAATTTGATCCGAGTGCGAATGTCCCCGACAGGTGAATTCAAAAGCCGATCGCAATCAATAACTGTCCCTGACGAAGAGTGGGAAATTACACCATTTGAAGTGCGAGAAACAGACGAAAAAATAGAAATTGAAACAGCGCAAATAACGATTTCAGTCAATCGCGATCGCGCTTCCATCGAATGCTTTGACAAATCGGGAAAACCCTTTGCTAGCGACTGCGATCCTAGTATGGGATGGCGCACCGGCGCAACCGCAGGCTGGAAACGCATCGAAGCAGACGAACACTTCTACGGTTTTGGGGAACGCACGGGCTTTCTGGACAAACTCTCCCAAGTCAAGACACACTGGACAATAGACGCGCTTGACTACAATTCCCTCAGCGATGAAATGTACCAGGCGATCCCATTTTACATCGCCCTGAATCCCGATCGCGCTTACGGCCTCTTTTTCAACACTACATTTTGGAGTCGATTCGACATCGGCGCCGAACAACCGGGAGTTTTGCGGATGGAAACCAGAGGCCCGGAACTCGATTACTACATCATTTACGGCCCGGAACCCGCCCAAATTCTTGCTACCTACACGCAGTTAACCGGCCGGATGCCGCTTCCGCCAAAATGGGCGCTGGGATACCACCAATGCCGCTGGAGCTACGACTCCGAAGACGTTGTGCGGGAGTTGGCGAAGGAATTTCGCGATCGCGCCATTCCCTGCGATGTCATCCACCTCGACATCGACTATATGCACGGCTACCGCATTTTTACCTGGAGCCCGAAGCGTTTCCCCGATCCTGCGAAACTGCTCGCAGACTTGAAAGCAGCCGGTTTTAAGGTTGTCACGATTGTCGATCCCGGTGTCAAGTACGAACCGGAAGGAGATTATGAAGTATTCGATCAGGGTGTGGAAAATGACTATTTCGTCCGCACCGCAGAGGGAAGGCTATTCCACGGTTACGTTTGGCCCGAAAAAGCGGTGTTTCCAGACTTCCTGCGGCCAGAGGTGCGCCAGTGGTGGGGCGAATTGCACAAAAACCTTACAGATATGGGCGTTGCGGGGATTTGGAACGATATGAACGAACCTTCGATCGCAGAACGGCCTTTTGGCGACGGCCACCAACACGTCTGGTTTCCGCTGGATGCACCGCAAGGCCCGGAATCCGAGGGCGCCACCCACGCGGAAACGCACAATTTGTATGGTTTAATGATGGCGAAAGCTTGTTCGGAAGGGTTGCAAAAAGTGCGATCGGGCGAGCGATCTTTTGTGCTGACGCGATCGGGTTTTGCCGGCGTTCAGCGTTACTCGTCGGTATGGATGGGCGACAATCTATCGCAGTGGGAATACTTAGAAATGTCGCTACCGATGCTTTGCAATATGGGGCTTTCCGGCGTGGCGTTTGTCGGTTGCGACATCGGGGGTTTTGCGGAGAATGCAACCGCTGAATTGTTCGCGCGGTGGATGCAGGTGGGAATGCTGTATCCCTTGATGCGCGGTCATTCGGCGATAAATACGGCCCAACACGAACCGTGGGTTTTTGGCGATCGCACTGAGAAGATTTGCCGCGAATACATGAATTTGCGCTATCAGTTGTTGCCTTATATTTACACGTTGTTTTGGGAAGCGGCGACGACGGGAACACCGATTTTGCGACCGTTACTATATCAATTTCCGCGCGATCGGGCAACTTATCATCTTTACGATCAAGTATTGCTCGGCCCGTCGCTGATGGCTGCACCTGTTTACCGGCCGGGAGTTGAACACCGCGCCGTGTATTTGCCGGAGGGGACTTGGTACGATTGGTGGACGGGCGAATGCTATCATGGCCCGACGCACATTTTAGCTTATGCACCTTTGGAGAGAATGCCGCTTTACGTGCGGGGCGGGGGCATAATTGCGATGGAACCTGTGAGGCAATTTGTCAGCGAAGAACCGCTTGAGTCATTGAAAATGCGAATTTGGCCCGGAAGCGGTGAATGGACGCTTTATGAGGACGACGGACACAGTTTTGAACACGAACAAGGTGTCTGGGCAACTACTAATTACAAAGTGTATTTGGAAGAGGAAAAAATCATCGTTGAAATTGCCGCGCGGGAGGGCCAATTTTCGATTTCTGAACGCGAAGTTATTGTGGAAGTTGTTGGCGTTGGCGAACAGCGATTTACAGATGACGGTACGGCGCGGCGTTTGACATTTGGATAA
- a CDS encoding group 1 truncated hemoglobin, producing the protein MPTTLYEKMGGESAIKEMVDDFYRDVLADEIVSHFFDHTDMEKQRRHQTAFISYALGGSQQYSGRSMEKAHAGLNLQPEHFDAIVKHLTDAIIAHGASQEDLDKALAKIATLKDAVLYK; encoded by the coding sequence ATGCCAACAACATTGTACGAAAAAATGGGTGGAGAGTCAGCCATTAAAGAGATGGTTGATGATTTTTACCGCGATGTTTTGGCTGACGAGATAGTGAGCCATTTCTTCGATCATACAGATATGGAAAAGCAGCGCCGCCATCAAACTGCTTTTATCTCTTATGCCCTTGGCGGCTCCCAGCAATACTCAGGCCGTTCAATGGAGAAAGCACACGCAGGTTTGAATTTACAGCCTGAACACTTTGATGCAATTGTGAAGCATTTGACCGATGCCATCATTGCCCACGGCGCGTCCCAAGAGGACCTTGATAAAGCGCTAGCTAAGATCGCTACTTTGAAAGATGCTGTTTTGTACAAGTAA
- a CDS encoding 2OG-Fe(II) oxygenase, protein MSALKYYSQHPNAFSIDYLNDLRGAILASPYLAINNLNRDFIGTKGFSVVFQRAEIAEVERRFPLFKPYLDQALQPECNAFYLNPLLLGEGSRVDPHIDRSLRSYCKTVEPPTAVSVLYVQVPPNLQGGELILRRNKQQVGQIKPQANSLIYFQGDLTHSVNPVKSTGTRLSLVCEQYSLSQTELQDIPGFTVESRAVKAKIK, encoded by the coding sequence TTGAGTGCCTTGAAATACTATAGCCAACATCCTAACGCTTTCTCGATCGACTACCTCAACGACTTGCGAGGAGCAATTCTAGCCTCCCCTTATCTAGCAATCAACAACCTCAATCGCGATTTCATTGGCACAAAAGGGTTTTCCGTGGTGTTTCAACGTGCGGAAATCGCCGAAGTAGAACGGCGGTTTCCCTTGTTCAAACCCTATCTAGATCAAGCATTACAGCCTGAATGCAATGCTTTTTACCTCAACCCTTTGTTACTGGGTGAAGGTTCCCGCGTCGATCCGCATATCGATCGATCTTTGCGATCGTACTGCAAAACTGTTGAACCTCCCACAGCCGTCAGCGTTTTGTACGTGCAAGTACCGCCGAACTTGCAAGGGGGAGAGTTGATACTGCGGCGCAACAAACAGCAAGTCGGGCAGATTAAGCCGCAAGCGAACTCGCTGATCTATTTTCAAGGAGATTTGACTCACTCTGTCAACCCTGTTAAAAGTACCGGAACTCGTTTGAGTTTGGTTTGTGAACAGTACAGTTTGAGCCAAACAGAACTGCAAGATATTCCAGGATTCACCGTGGAATCTAGGGCCGTGAAAGCAAAAATTAAGTAA
- a CDS encoding SWIM zinc finger domain-containing protein, with protein MPIPKLSETTIEHHTSAQSLKRGEAYYLAGNVIRAVRRGNMVQAVVEGSEVEPYRVTLPFDDAGLASTLFCTCPYDNGGWCKHIVATLLLCLRQPEIIEQGPTLEQLLDRLNDVQTQQLIQHLVKKEPSLIDAIERYINLSAIPAPSNQPTKAPRHTSIDPAPFRHQVRRILREAVRYFEDGWEEEDPISEELLDVIQRAQEFSEQGDGNNALVILEAITTACVEDWDDVEEFGAENYEIANALNEAWTEAILTAQLTAEEEIDLQVMLEAWQDEWNCDFSMSLEALRQGWDDPLLQQVLEGNITGSGVWAGDAPDCAHDLSLIRLQILDRQERDQEYLYLAQAEGCTQQYLTMLTRLGRVEEAVEAAATQMQSAEDALALVQTLKQQGALEQALKICQAGLNLSGHCHYQLATSMSELAVELGEDEVALNARIQIFKIQPSFRDYSLVKELAKDSWSTLKADLLATLKSNETWNFTNAKVDIFLDEGMIEDAIALADGLGYYESALIHRVMGAAISHSPDWVIANACRRAASIMDQGKSSEYTLAIKWLEKARAAYLHTGQNLQWSAYRSQLMQVHSRKRKLMEMLKSPNLD; from the coding sequence ATGCCCATTCCTAAACTCAGTGAAACAACGATCGAGCATCACACCTCTGCCCAATCCCTCAAGCGGGGTGAAGCTTACTATTTAGCTGGCAATGTTATTAGGGCAGTCCGGCGTGGCAATATGGTGCAAGCAGTAGTGGAGGGTTCCGAAGTAGAACCCTACCGTGTTACCCTGCCCTTTGATGATGCTGGATTAGCATCTACATTATTCTGCACCTGTCCTTACGATAACGGTGGGTGGTGTAAACACATTGTTGCGACGTTGTTATTGTGTCTGCGGCAACCAGAAATAATTGAGCAGGGTCCGACACTGGAACAATTGCTCGATCGCCTCAACGATGTACAAACCCAGCAATTAATACAGCATTTAGTAAAAAAAGAACCATCACTCATTGATGCGATCGAACGATACATTAACTTAAGTGCTATTCCTGCACCTTCAAACCAACCTACCAAAGCACCCCGCCACACCTCCATCGATCCTGCTCCCTTTCGGCACCAAGTACGACGAATTTTGCGAGAGGCTGTTCGTTATTTCGAGGATGGATGGGAGGAAGAAGACCCAATTTCAGAAGAACTTTTAGATGTAATTCAGCGAGCCCAGGAATTCAGCGAACAGGGGGATGGCAACAACGCTTTAGTAATTTTAGAAGCCATCACCACAGCCTGCGTTGAAGATTGGGATGATGTAGAAGAGTTTGGCGCTGAAAATTATGAGATAGCTAACGCTTTGAATGAAGCTTGGACAGAAGCCATTTTGACGGCTCAACTAACTGCTGAAGAAGAGATTGATCTCCAGGTGATGTTAGAAGCTTGGCAAGATGAATGGAATTGTGATTTCAGCATGAGCTTGGAAGCTTTACGCCAAGGTTGGGATGACCCCCTACTCCAACAGGTACTTGAAGGAAACATTACTGGGTCAGGAGTTTGGGCTGGTGACGCACCAGACTGTGCTCACGACTTAAGCTTAATTCGCTTGCAAATCCTCGATCGCCAGGAACGCGATCAAGAATACTTATACTTAGCCCAAGCAGAAGGTTGTACTCAACAATACTTGACGATGTTAACTCGTTTGGGGAGAGTAGAAGAAGCAGTGGAAGCTGCTGCTACCCAGATGCAATCAGCGGAAGATGCTTTGGCTCTCGTTCAAACTTTAAAGCAACAGGGAGCCTTAGAACAAGCTCTGAAAATTTGTCAAGCTGGGTTAAATTTGTCAGGTCATTGCCATTACCAACTGGCAACATCGATGAGTGAGCTTGCTGTTGAGTTGGGGGAAGACGAAGTTGCATTAAATGCTCGAATCCAGATATTTAAAATCCAACCGTCCTTTAGAGATTATAGTTTAGTGAAGGAGTTAGCAAAAGATAGTTGGTCAACTTTGAAAGCAGATTTGTTAGCCACTCTGAAAAGTAATGAAACTTGGAATTTCACTAACGCGAAGGTTGATATTTTTCTGGATGAGGGAATGATTGAAGATGCGATCGCCCTTGCTGATGGCTTGGGTTATTACGAATCAGCACTGATTCACCGAGTAATGGGGGCTGCTATCAGCCACAGCCCCGATTGGGTAATCGCCAATGCTTGTCGGCGTGCTGCATCGATTATGGATCAAGGGAAATCAAGCGAGTACACTCTTGCGATTAAGTGGTTGGAAAAAGCCCGCGCTGCCTATTTACACACGGGCCAAAATCTTCAGTGGTCTGCTTATCGTTCTCAACTGATGCAGGTACACAGTCGGAAGCGGAAGTTGATGGAAATGCTCAAAAGTCCCAATTTAGATTGA
- a CDS encoding alpha/beta hydrolase, which translates to MIHKKNRKKLPLLAAFLVSQFIPWFLSAIGLFLSLWVIVPAPTMFLYPLAVGAPEISPWLVGINTIALLLNLLRRHQGKVYIFLLICNLFALILGLLPLIQFPAANAAIATQMQAVLGESYLAAVPQADRAQLRPQPFILADAFRGIPIRDVRIDRAIGFANPDGVSLQLNLYRPMQIGKYPAIITLYGGAWQRGNPDSNEEFSRYMAAQGYCVVAIAYRHAPKYRFPAQLEDVQAALSYIKTHAGDWEIDLDRVALMGRSAGAHLAMLTAYNSSVLPVRAVVNYYGPNDLLRGYNDPPFPDAINVRAVLRAFLGGTPDQLNELYRRASPINYIKPNLPPSLLVYAGRDHIVQAKFGRSLYERFRATGDRAILLEIPWAEHAFDAVFNGPSNQLALYYTERFLAHALKSSDYQRVK; encoded by the coding sequence ATGATCCACAAGAAGAACCGCAAAAAATTACCCTTATTAGCAGCGTTCTTAGTCTCGCAATTTATCCCTTGGTTCCTGAGTGCGATCGGGCTATTTCTCAGTCTCTGGGTAATCGTACCAGCACCCACGATGTTCCTGTACCCTTTGGCGGTGGGAGCACCAGAAATCAGTCCTTGGTTGGTCGGTATCAATACGATCGCCCTTCTGCTGAACCTGCTCAGACGGCATCAAGGTAAAGTCTACATTTTTTTACTGATTTGTAACCTGTTTGCCCTAATCCTGGGCCTGCTACCCCTGATTCAGTTTCCCGCAGCCAATGCAGCCATAGCTACCCAAATGCAAGCAGTTTTAGGGGAAAGCTATTTAGCAGCCGTTCCTCAAGCCGATCGCGCGCAGCTACGCCCTCAACCGTTTATCCTCGCAGATGCGTTCCGAGGAATTCCGATTAGAGACGTTAGGATCGATCGGGCTATTGGATTTGCCAACCCTGACGGAGTTTCACTGCAACTAAACCTTTATCGGCCGATGCAAATTGGCAAATATCCGGCGATTATCACCCTCTACGGGGGAGCTTGGCAAAGAGGCAATCCCGATTCCAATGAGGAATTCAGCCGCTATATGGCAGCCCAAGGCTATTGTGTTGTTGCAATTGCTTACCGCCACGCTCCCAAGTATCGATTTCCTGCTCAGCTTGAGGACGTACAAGCCGCTCTTTCCTATATCAAAACTCATGCTGGTGATTGGGAAATCGATCTCGATCGCGTTGCTCTGATGGGAAGGTCTGCAGGTGCCCATTTAGCAATGCTAACTGCTTATAATTCTAGTGTGCTTCCAGTTCGAGCGGTGGTGAACTATTACGGGCCAAATGACCTGCTTCGGGGATACAATGACCCACCTTTTCCTGATGCTATAAATGTTCGAGCCGTCTTGCGTGCTTTTCTGGGAGGAACGCCAGACCAACTCAACGAGCTTTACCGTCGGGCTTCTCCCATAAATTATATTAAACCGAATCTTCCCCCTTCTCTACTGGTTTATGCAGGTCGCGACCATATCGTTCAGGCTAAGTTTGGTCGATCGCTCTACGAACGATTTCGAGCCACGGGCGATCGGGCTATTTTGCTCGAAATTCCGTGGGCTGAACACGCCTTTGATGCAGTTTTTAATGGCCCGAGCAATCAATTAGCTTTGTACTACACAGAACGCTTTTTGGCTCATGCTCTGAAGTCTTCGGATTACCAACGAGTTAAATAA
- a CDS encoding glutamine synthetase type III, with protein MSVNESRVQAISQIVNRKLMPGRSPKRLEDMWATDVYSLSKMQESLPKSIFKSVKNTIQTGQKLDASVADVVAAAMKDWAISKGALYYAHVFYPLTNSTAEKHDGFISVQGDGSVISEFAGKVLVQGEPDGSSFPNGGIRSTAAARGYTAWDVTSPAYVMETDNGMTLCIPTVFISWTGEALDKKTPLLRSIAAMNKAATRVLKLLGNTEVAPVNSSCGPEQEYFLVDSNFTTSRPDLLLAGRTLFGKPPAKGQQFDDHYFGAIPERVQVFMQEVEERMYRLGIPAKTRHNEVAPGQFEIAPVFEAANVASDHQQLTMTILRNTAKKHGFMCLLHEKPFAGINGSGKHVNWSVGNATQGNLLDPGDTPHSNIQFLVFCGAVIRGVHKYGPLLRAVVATASNDHRLGANEAPPAIISVYLGSQLEDIFGQISRGEIKDSQGRGIMNLGVETLPTFMKDAGDRNRTSPFAFTGNRFEFRAVGSGQSVSGPLVAMNTILADSLDWIANKLESDLANGTELNAAIQTILKEVMDEHGAVVFGGNGYSEEWHKMAVEERGLANLRTTADALPVLKEGYIEDLFEKTGVLTPVELESRYDVYAEQYLLAIEVEAKLVISMAKTIIYPAAVRYLGELSGTISKLKEIGIELEKESAEKVAVLVKSMMDTASKLSDALSKHDFASTEDHMQYASQTIRPLMDEVRQYADALEGEVADDLWPLPTYQEMLFVK; from the coding sequence ATGAGTGTAAACGAATCGCGCGTTCAAGCAATTTCTCAAATCGTCAACCGCAAACTGATGCCTGGTCGGTCTCCCAAGCGGCTCGAAGATATGTGGGCAACAGACGTTTATAGTCTGAGCAAGATGCAAGAAAGTCTGCCCAAAAGTATTTTCAAATCAGTAAAAAACACCATTCAAACCGGCCAAAAACTCGATGCTTCCGTAGCTGACGTAGTTGCAGCAGCAATGAAAGATTGGGCTATTTCCAAAGGAGCGCTGTACTACGCCCACGTATTTTACCCGCTCACCAACAGCACCGCCGAAAAGCACGACGGTTTCATCTCAGTGCAAGGCGACGGCTCAGTCATCTCAGAATTTGCCGGCAAAGTTCTCGTACAAGGCGAACCCGATGGCTCCTCATTCCCCAACGGCGGCATTCGCTCCACTGCGGCCGCTCGCGGATACACAGCCTGGGATGTCACCAGCCCTGCTTATGTCATGGAAACAGACAACGGCATGACCTTGTGCATTCCCACTGTTTTCATCTCCTGGACAGGTGAAGCCTTAGACAAAAAAACGCCGCTTTTGCGTTCCATTGCCGCAATGAACAAAGCAGCAACCCGAGTGTTAAAGCTATTAGGAAATACCGAAGTTGCTCCGGTAAATTCCAGTTGCGGTCCCGAACAAGAATACTTCCTGGTAGATTCCAATTTCACCACCAGCCGCCCCGATTTACTGCTAGCAGGTCGCACCCTTTTCGGCAAACCTCCTGCCAAAGGTCAGCAATTTGACGACCACTATTTTGGAGCGATTCCAGAGCGCGTTCAAGTCTTCATGCAGGAAGTAGAAGAAAGAATGTACCGGCTGGGAATTCCTGCCAAAACCCGCCACAACGAAGTAGCTCCCGGTCAGTTTGAAATTGCACCAGTTTTTGAAGCTGCAAACGTGGCTAGCGACCACCAACAATTAACCATGACAATTCTCCGCAATACTGCGAAGAAACATGGTTTTATGTGTTTGCTGCACGAGAAGCCTTTCGCCGGCATTAACGGTTCTGGCAAACACGTCAACTGGTCGGTCGGCAATGCCACCCAAGGAAACTTATTAGACCCCGGCGATACACCGCACTCGAACATACAATTTCTAGTATTCTGCGGCGCTGTGATTCGCGGAGTTCACAAATACGGCCCGCTGTTGCGCGCCGTAGTGGCGACTGCCAGCAACGACCACCGATTGGGTGCAAATGAGGCTCCGCCAGCAATTATCTCTGTCTATTTGGGTTCGCAATTAGAAGATATCTTCGGGCAAATTAGCCGGGGAGAAATTAAGGACTCTCAAGGTCGGGGAATTATGAACTTAGGTGTAGAAACACTGCCTACTTTCATGAAGGATGCTGGGGACAGAAACCGGACTTCGCCCTTTGCCTTTACTGGAAACCGATTTGAATTCCGTGCAGTAGGTTCCGGTCAGTCTGTTTCCGGGCCGCTGGTGGCGATGAATACAATTCTTGCAGATTCTTTGGACTGGATTGCTAACAAATTAGAAAGCGATTTGGCTAACGGAACTGAACTGAATGCTGCCATCCAAACAATTCTCAAAGAAGTGATGGACGAGCACGGTGCGGTTGTATTTGGCGGCAACGGCTATTCGGAAGAATGGCACAAAATGGCCGTTGAGGAACGGGGTTTAGCTAACTTGCGGACTACTGCCGATGCTTTGCCCGTGTTGAAGGAAGGATACATTGAAGACTTGTTTGAAAAGACAGGTGTTCTGACTCCCGTGGAATTAGAAAGCCGTTACGATGTTTATGCAGAGCAGTATTTGCTAGCAATTGAAGTCGAAGCAAAACTGGTAATAAGCATGGCAAAAACCATTATTTACCCTGCAGCGGTGAGGTATTTAGGTGAACTTTCCGGCACTATTTCTAAATTGAAAGAGATTGGGATTGAACTGGAAAAGGAAAGTGCCGAAAAAGTAGCGGTGCTGGTTAAGTCTATGATGGATACTGCGAGCAAATTGAGTGATGCTTTGAGCAAGCACGATTTTGCTTCGACAGAAGACCATATGCAGTATGCTTCGCAAACAATTCGTCCTTTGATGGATGAGGTTCGCCAGTATGCGGATGCTCTGGAAGGTGAAGTGGCTGATGATTTGTGGCCGCTACCTACTTATCAAGAAATGCTGTTTGTTAAGTAA
- a CDS encoding BMP family ABC transporter substrate-binding protein, translated as MRARVRVVKIVEIPFNKFIGVEKVILLRKAIMRIQSLLKQMTLAALALVFAISCSRSTPNLNSSPEARTSSTFRVAMLTTGSKDNQSWDQACFEGLNLIKNKFNAEIDITDSMDGENSEPTIRKYAQSGYDLVIAASGAYSKAAEKVAKEFPRTKFALITTHPGNNRNLGAVAFRSGEVGYLAGALAAMKTKSNKVGYIVGEPYPVYKEEEALFRRGVKATNPSVQASTAFLNSWVDTEKAIQVATDMVASGVDVLAFNAGEAGLAALKAVSQKPGVLVIGRTKDQYEVAPGKVLTSVLQDIPNLVLNVAVLTQQGRWEGKLYKFGLKEKIYDFAPFRGSLTSQEEDTFKIIREAVTTGKIDVSP; from the coding sequence ATGCGAGCGAGAGTAAGAGTGGTGAAGATTGTTGAGATACCCTTCAACAAATTTATCGGCGTAGAAAAAGTAATATTGCTGCGAAAAGCTATTATGCGAATTCAATCTCTCTTGAAACAAATGACTCTGGCGGCTCTAGCTCTGGTTTTTGCGATCAGTTGCAGTCGATCAACTCCGAACCTAAACTCTTCCCCGGAAGCAAGGACCTCTAGCACCTTTAGAGTGGCAATGCTCACCACAGGCTCAAAAGACAACCAAAGTTGGGATCAAGCTTGCTTTGAAGGATTGAATCTAATCAAAAATAAATTTAATGCTGAGATAGACATTACTGACAGTATGGACGGTGAAAATAGTGAACCTACTATACGCAAATATGCCCAGTCAGGCTATGACCTGGTAATTGCAGCCAGTGGTGCCTATTCCAAAGCTGCCGAAAAGGTCGCTAAAGAATTTCCGCGCACGAAATTTGCCCTGATTACAACGCATCCAGGGAATAACAGAAATTTGGGGGCTGTTGCCTTTCGATCGGGTGAGGTGGGGTACCTCGCAGGCGCTTTGGCTGCCATGAAGACCAAAAGCAATAAAGTTGGCTATATTGTGGGCGAACCTTATCCGGTTTACAAAGAAGAAGAAGCCTTGTTTAGGCGGGGAGTGAAGGCAACGAATCCCTCTGTTCAAGCCTCGACGGCTTTTCTCAACTCTTGGGTTGATACGGAAAAAGCCATCCAAGTGGCAACGGATATGGTTGCTTCTGGAGTAGATGTTTTGGCATTCAACGCGGGTGAGGCAGGGTTAGCCGCGCTAAAAGCCGTTTCGCAAAAGCCAGGAGTCTTGGTGATTGGTAGGACAAAGGATCAGTACGAAGTGGCTCCCGGCAAAGTCCTAACTAGCGTTCTGCAGGACATTCCCAATCTGGTGCTAAATGTGGCAGTGTTAACCCAGCAAGGTCGCTGGGAAGGAAAACTTTACAAGTTTGGGCTCAAGGAAAAAATCTACGACTTTGCCCCTTTCCGTGGTAGTCTCACGTCTCAGGAAGAGGACACTTTCAAGATTATCCGAGAAGCTGTGACGACTGGCAAAATCGATGTTTCTCCTTAG